Part of the Terrisporobacter glycolicus ATCC 14880 = DSM 1288 genome is shown below.
AAATGGAAAATGGAAAAACTATAAAAGTTGAACTATATCCTCATATAGCTCCTAATACAGTTAATAACTTTATAAGCTTAATAGATAATAACTACTATGATGGAATTATATTCCACAGGGTGATAAGAGGATTTATGATTCAAGGTGGATGCCCACAAGGAACTGGAATGGGTGGACCAGGATACTCAATAAAAGGTGAATTCAATAGCAATGGATTTGCAAATAACCTAATACATGAGAGAGGGGTAATCTCTATGGCAAGAACTATGATGCCAAATAGTGCAGGATCTCAATTCTTCATAATGCATAAAAATTCTCCACACTTAGATGGCCAATATGCTGGATTTGGTAGAGTAATAGAAGGTATGGATGTAGTAGATGAAATAGCTGATACTCCAGTTGATAGAGGAGACAGACCAAAATCTGATCAAAAAATAAAAACTATGACAGTTGAAAAGTTCGGAGTTGACTATCCAGAAGTGGAAAAAATGTAATAAATGTAATAAATAGAAATAAATACTATTTACAACTTGTGTTATATGATTTA
Proteins encoded:
- a CDS encoding peptidylprolyl isomerase, producing MENKNPIVTIEMENGKTIKVELYPHIAPNTVNNFISLIDNNYYDGIIFHRVIRGFMIQGGCPQGTGMGGPGYSIKGEFNSNGFANNLIHERGVISMARTMMPNSAGSQFFIMHKNSPHLDGQYAGFGRVIEGMDVVDEIADTPVDRGDRPKSDQKIKTMTVEKFGVDYPEVEKM